A genome region from Rhizophagus irregularis chromosome 14, complete sequence includes the following:
- a CDS encoding Ubiquitin-conjugating enzyme E2 4, with protein sequence MTTSRIKKELDELSKNPLPYCSAGPVEDDLYHWQASIMGPTDSPYSGGVFFLLIHFPTNYPFYPPKVTFTTKIYHPNIDKNGSICLDILKENWSPALTISKVLLSILSIFTDPNPDDPLVHEIAQVYKNDRTRYETTVREWTRKYASM encoded by the exons ATGACTACTAGTAGAATTAAGAAG GAATTGGACGAATTAAGTAAGAACCCACTACCATATTGTAGTGCTGGACCTGTTGAGGATGACCTTTATCATTGGCAAGCGTCAATTATGGGTCCC acaGATTCCCCATACTCAGGTGGtgtatttttccttttaattcACTTTCCTACGAATTATCCATTTTATCCACcaaag gTGACCTTTACAACAAAAATCTATCATCcgaatattgataaaaatggaAGTATATGTTTGGATATTCTAAAAGAAAACTGGTCGCCAGCATTAACTATTTCAAAAG ttctcttgtcaattttatcaattttcacAGATCCAAATCCAG atgATCCACTTGTACATGAAATTGCTCAAGTGTATAAGAATGATCGTACTCGTTATGAGACTACTGTTAGAGAATGGACTCGCAAATATGCTAGTA TGTAA
- a CDS encoding Ubiquitin-conjugating enzyme E2 4, which yields MALKRITKELYELQHDPPSSCSAGPVRDDLFHWQATIPGPSESPYSGGLFSLDIHFPTDYPFKPPKVTFTTRIYHPNINKDGNICLDILKEQWTPAFTISKVLLSISSLFTDPNPDDPLVPEIAHLYKNDRKSYDKTAREWTSKYATGN from the exons ATGGCTCTTAAAAGAATTACCAaa GAATTATACGAATTACAACATGACCCACCGTCATCTTGTAGTGCTGGCCCCGTTAGAGATGACCTTTTTCATTGGCAAGCGACAATTCCAGGACCA tctGAATCCCCATACTCTGGTGGTTTATTCTCTCTTGATATTCATTTTCCCACGGATTATCCGTTCAAACCACCGAAg gtAACCTTTACAACAAGAATCTATCatccaaatattaataaagatggAAATATATGTCTAGATATTCTAAAAGAACAATGGACGCCGGCGTTTACTATTTCAAAAG ttctCTTGTCAATTTCATCACTCTTCACGGATCCAAATCcag atgATCCACTTGTACCAGAAATTGCtcatttatacaaaaatgatCGTAAAAGTTATGACAAAACGGCTCGGGAATGGACTAGTAAATATGCTACTGGAAATTAA